A window of Dysidea avara chromosome 1, odDysAvar1.4, whole genome shotgun sequence genomic DNA:
cagtttcacaataccttcatggcaccttggtagtattggcaagcccaaaaatgccttcagtatgacctgaaatgcttccaataggctGCTACaaattaaaatatatatttagtggaattttctactgactgcctgactgactcactgactgactgaatgactgactgactgaatgactgactgactgactgattgactgactgactgaatgactaactgactgattgatatcttcagacaagcacaatttgataatggctaaagctacgggcttggttttttcactACTCTACATTACTTCAGtgacttttggcataccacagtacatacattgcGTGTTTCGTGGACTTAcctatgtcctcctttgtgtcacattTATGATTActaacagtgcaaggtgtcgatttgtgtCAGCAccatgtgatggctttcctacatttgtaataGGAATCTCCGAGTTTTCCGTCGTGACTGGATTGGTTGCAGAGATCCTCTCATAGTGTTCTCcattgtgtaacaggctgaacataactAAAAATGAAGTGTAcacataatggccacttcgctatttgtgactgaattttggaaaatcacccatatgggtgtgcatgaaataattagaattttcacgTTTaatgggttgctaataagagcagggcacagttttgaaaacatttcaagaattttcttgtaatttaagggaTTGAGAATGGCTTTAAACCATCAACAAGCAGATtcgcactataaagtttgtgatttgatgaTTGAATATTTTAGGTATCAAATATgggtaattttccaaaatttggccacatttcagtaattgatagttgtggTACATGTTGAGACGAAAAAGTAAGCCTGGCACCATTATTTCTTCTAATGCAGTTTGTGTGGGTTCACTGGTCAATTGTTTTACAAAAAGTAAATAGACAGGTACAAaggattttaagtttgattagggatcaaaaagtagtgaaacaaggaaatcgcctacacctgaagatatactagtggaaatttatccctaatttagtcattgcagtagggattaaatgtcccagtggtggatctagaaggGTTTCGGTGGTTTCAATAGAAACTCCCTTTCAGAATTTCACTAAATGGTGTTGGCTGAGTAAGCCATTTTTCTATTGTAAATAGCTCTTTATCATAACAGTAACATGTATAATAAATATAACTTCATCTCTGAAGCTAACTACTGtgatttgctttattttcatgcaaacattttcgtgataaaattttttgtgtaaaacaaaattcgtatgatttacgtgaatgactgctgtattagagtagttcgatcttatgtaataatattcatgtaagaaattttcatactacgttttgcatacaaaaatattttacaatgaaaataaagcgaattacggtagaTCAAATACATAGCAGCTCACATCTGCTCacgcaataattattttttcagGTGTTTGTTTCTGCATAAGTTAAAAATTAGAAAACGAAAGAAAAGATACCCTGATGAGAACTTAAAGCAAAGAAAAACCATTATCTTTCTTTGATTAAAGAGCAAGTAAGGATGTCTAAATGGTAGACTAGCACAATAGTTTAGTTACATAGCTATATTAATGTTATATTAATGCAATGGCTTTATGGagaaatatatagctacacctcccagaaaccccctttcaaaaatcctaggATGATCCGCCACTGTGTAGGCGACCTCACTACTTTATTTTTTTGATCCCTTATTTTTTCTTGTGCTTGTTATGTATAAATGACTAGTAAATTAACTGTCTTTCATTTTCTAtacactgactattgaaaaagatCAAACTACTATCCAATATTAGAGTAATGCAGCAAGATTGCACAAGTCAATAATAAAGGACCAATATACCTTGGTAAATTATATATAGTTAGTTGTATTAAAATTCATTGTTGACTTCACCAGATATCAATTCTTTTAGATTCCAGCTACTTTTACTTTTGTGAACACACCCTTTATATATATAAAGGATGCATTGAATGTCTTACCCAACCAATCAGAGTGAGAAATCCAAATAGAGGAAGAACAAGAAAATTCCTTTCATCATCTCCACATTCCTCACTCTCCTCATCACAAAAGCTTGTGTACAGGTTGGCTAACAGAGCACTGGTCACCAACAGGTAGACACTCATTATGATGGAAAACAACAGTGAGAAGAGATGGGCCAGTCTTTTGAACTGTGTATATACAAatattcataatatatataaatgtataaGAGATCATGATCGACTCTTCAATCATCAAGTAACTTACAGCTATGTAGGCATACACACATGACTCTATTTAAATCACTTCTTGTAAATGTGACCCAACCTGtcaaaatagggcatgtgggcacaaactacaccccgtaacactacagatcatatctcagtgTTGGAACGGAATATTTCCATTCTGCATCTTGCagcataaagccaattaaatgcttactaagagctgaaaattgtattGCCATAGCATCATAAtataaaacgttatgagtgatggaagtttgatgtgcccacatgccctattttcgtaggcccagtcacaaatacattACATGAACAGTAATGACTATATGCATATATATTTTTGATGTAAAAGCCATAAATCCATTTGTTTCAATAATAAGGCTGCAAAACACTCAGTATCTCCACGTCTGTAAAAGGAAGCAGGGTTGGGTGATACTGAAAACTAAAGTGTACCATGATATATaacattttcaccatcgtgttcaccatgaacaggggaatcaattactgggtaaatTTTACCTTTACttgcccttcttcactgcatacaaaggtgaaattcatgaagaaaaattgattgtGTACGTGATCCCTTCGACATAACGAAACAATGATTttctaactcctcttgagcaggcgaataagatgatatccaggtttttattgttagtcccttccgtCACTAAGAAAGAGAGGttttaaaaatttatggaatttttttcaataatacgctagtacgtatttcacccaatgtattcaatgcttatactgtaaatttaggtttgagcgattatgtcccttttttgcagatctggtcacatatatctgGGGGGgtgtttatcatgataatcaATATTATCATGATGATATTATAAGTATTGCTATGACTTGTTGTATTCATCTGACAAACAACTCCTATATAAAATACTAGCATTGCTAATTTGCTACACTTGTATATATGACATTTATATTTATggtattatatacagtagtaatTCATTatgataatatgtgaccgggcctgcaaaaatagggcatgtgggcacataaaattagcCTGATGTTTCAACCTTTCATGGCTCGTAACTTTTGATACCATTAAGCTATGGCCAGGAAATTTTCTGCACCTATTATCCATTTATTGGCTATATaacacaagttacagaatgcagatattctacTCTGTGAGTcctgtactgagatatgactcgTTGTGTGataaggtgtagtttgtgcccacatgccataTTCTCGCAGGCCCGATCACatattccctaaaatttcggcatctctaaaATATTCAACTATAGCACTGTATTGGTACAATTTTTTTCCTATAATCGTTCGGCCAGACATGAatggaattaatttatttctgctgaatttttagggaatctacacTATTGTTAACTCGATAATGTCACGATGTGTAAAAATTAGACTTGATACTATTATCACAGTCGTCTTATGCTTTTATTGTGATAACAACAATATACTCAACCCTTTTAAAAAGCAattattttttgtaaaatttgttatCATTTGACATCTTTACGTACTCCTGATGGCACATCTCTTAGCTAAACTGCACTATTACATCAGAGAAAAGTTATTTTAGTTGTCCACGTACAGGATAATAGATGTGCAAAAAACAGATTTAGATTTGTATCAAAACTCACCATTTTATCAAGACAAGGAATAAATACATCAAACATCAGCAACATCATACACACCAGTATAGATGAAATAGCAGCAGCAATTCCATTTTTACACACACGATGAGCACTCTCCTTATATTGATTGCCAAAGCAAATTACTGTTGAACGAACTATTGGATCTGCTTGTGTTCCAACCAGCTCAGCAGTATAAGCAGCAATGACAATAGAGAATCCCTGTGAAATAATCATTTcataaatgtattgtatatacAATCCTTTGCAAAagagccaagctgtgaaaaaagggtgcagccctccAAAAAGATCAGGTTAATAAAGTTAtgaatcaaaagtggcagccaattAGGAATGACTGTAATGATGCTAATACCAATCATTTCTTGTTCTATCACCCATAACTGCTAGCAttatttcttggtcgccacctttgatttcataactatTAGTGCAAGCACCATtaattcttggccaccacctttgattcataactttttcaccctggcctctTTGGagagctgcacccttttttcacagcttggctgttttaatTAGGATATCACTGCTTTTAAGTAATtgcaagccccaaagccagcctatggttggctTTGAGGCTTCCTTTTTTGTACTACAGGAATCATCAAAGGCAACTATTGTTTAAATCTATGTCTTTATTGTAAATCTATATATTTATTGTAACTCTATGTATTTATTgtaaatatatgtatttattgtaaATTTGAAACTGAATAAAAATATCATGTAACTATTAGAGTTACAAACCTGTAACAGGGTGTTATgtatgtatagctgaactatctacagagaGACCTAACTACATGGTGATTTTACaaggctgaatgctctacagggcgacttgtttgtaactgaattgatTTGCTACATGGTGACTTTATTGAATAAGAAAAGAATTAGAAGAAGATTAAGAATTACGTAAAACCAgtatgaagaaaataagacaatgTTTGAAGGCATGTACAGTATCTGAGTGATGTCTTTGATGGTTTtgactcaaatttggaatgggaagtgccctaccctgaggaaatTTCCATAGCAAAAAATGGTTAATACTGTTTAGGAACTATCAAACTGTACAAATATGTGAAAACTGCAATTTATTACATGCCCCACCACTGTATACTTGGaagcatgacacactactgcatgtgtgtgttgatATAGCCTATTTTAATATATTTGTAGTATTTTTATAGAGCGCACATTTTTCTGGGcacttctaatacaacacacataaattatattctggtgtaGAATCATAGACAATTACTGTTAATTATCTATGCTAGAACTTCCAGAATCCATTTATTAAGGTAGAATTTAAATaaggtgagcaactgacagcagtggtaAAGTGATAAAGGACTTAGGTCAGGTGTATAGGAGTGGAGTTTCCTGGTTCAAACCCTAGACAAAATTTGTTAGATGTCTTTTGTGCAAGGTTTTGACTACtctatcaaatggtacggtagtaccgtttGAGTAGGGATTCCCTCAAAAATTTTGCACACCGCCCAAACTtccaccttcaaaaatcatcctagagacattttacgcgacagaaatcacctttatggaatagtactagtccatatgatacgtaatacagcattaaatataacaaaacacttacaggcggctggatatagaatttttaaaaattgctaaaactcagattttagtctcactgactgcctcactgcctgacctcagtcacaaggctagaggctaaacgaagcagcacatggccaccattttgcaccacaataacaaactcaccagtgggatgtgccttttggggttcttaCAAGTTTAGACCCTCTGTGCactgtcttttcttttatcttcaatcaggctgcttgtccgtttcttcttcatccaatgaaaccatatcaaggcattaattctCTGTATCAAtgctttctttcagtatgcagtACATtgtttagatgccacagaattatttcagagctggatttcagaagcgcttcagtcccagaGCTACTATAAGAGATACACTTGCTgaatatctgcaacttcatgatTCGGATCTGGTTTGCAACCATGCCCACCAAATAAaaatctaggtggactaatagcgaaaGAGTACAGATACCCCACCTCTTAAAAATCTAGCTATATTTATATAACAATAAATAAGAtcacctcactccttattggtctagctagctgcacaccccttggctgactccagatatactctaatacaacagtcactctaatacattAGTCATACATTacagaacagttacaagttatattgtagacatagctatttttataagaaaaagaagcaagtaCAATATAAAATGATTACATgattgttctaaaggagacaggtgtccctcagcaacagcaaggtggacagctggaggcacacagggacACTTGGATCTAGAACGCGATCCTGATACACATTACTGAAGAGCGCAGCAAGGAAAACCCCAAACT
This region includes:
- the LOC136248495 gene encoding uncharacterized protein yields the protein MHSSYKAFDREGGTSAGGYVVRVILIGIPKLVIIGFSIVIAAYTAELVGTQADPIVRSTVICFGNQYKESAHRVCKNGIAAAISSILVCMMLLMFDVFIPCLDKMFKRLAHLFSLLFSIIMSVYLLVTSALLANLYTSFCDEESEECGDDERNFLVLPLFGFLTLIGWGIVGLFSCVLLIIGA